One genomic segment of Desulfovibrio sp. UCD-KL4C includes these proteins:
- a CDS encoding SDR family NAD(P)-dependent oxidoreductase, with the protein MIILIGASSDIGRQILPMLLEKNKVLGTTRNSNKLSAFIKHENFTCLELDITESDSIISFCKQIEKIKEKITIINLSAISVDKLFISYTPEEWDSVLNINLNSGIKILQAVIPAMMKAGWGRIINISSVVAKNAVVGAAPYAASKAAVTAMTKTIAHEYGRFGITANILTLGYFDTGLTKSINENKQKDILQKIPSAQFGKCDNIFYAIEFIIKSDYLNGSEITIDGGLM; encoded by the coding sequence ATGATTATTCTTATCGGAGCTTCAAGTGATATAGGAAGACAAATTCTCCCCATGCTTCTTGAAAAGAATAAAGTCTTAGGGACAACAAGGAACTCGAATAAGCTATCTGCATTTATAAAACATGAAAATTTCACCTGCTTAGAGCTTGATATTACCGAAAGTGATTCAATAATCTCTTTTTGTAAGCAAATAGAAAAAATTAAAGAAAAAATAACCATAATCAACTTATCAGCCATCTCTGTGGACAAACTTTTCATTAGTTATACCCCTGAAGAATGGGATTCAGTTCTCAATATAAATTTAAATAGTGGGATTAAGATACTCCAAGCGGTAATCCCCGCAATGATGAAAGCTGGGTGGGGAAGAATAATCAATATTTCATCAGTAGTTGCAAAAAACGCTGTGGTTGGAGCTGCCCCCTATGCAGCGAGCAAAGCAGCTGTAACAGCGATGACTAAAACGATTGCGCACGAGTATGGAAGATTTGGAATTACTGCAAATATTTTAACTCTTGGCTATTTCGATACAGGCCTGACAAAGTCAATTAATGAAAACAAGCAAAAAGATATTTTGCAAAAGATCCCTTCAGCTCAGTTTGGAAAATGTGATAATATTTTCTATGCAATCGAATTTATTATCAAATCAGATTATTTGAATGGATCAGAAATTACAATTGATGGTGGATTAATGTAG